Proteins encoded within one genomic window of uncultured Methanobrevibacter sp.:
- a CDS encoding helicase HerA-like domain-containing protein, with protein sequence MYAEDKILIGCNENEKVFLLPKLANRHGLIAGATGTGKTITLKTLAESFSDMGVPVFLADMKGDISGLAKIGSETEKIKTNVENYGLADMGFKYQAYPVEFWDLFGEKGLPVRVTLSEMGPTLLSKILNLSEAQSGVLNIVFKVADNNSLPIIDLKDLKAMINHVVENKAQYESEYGAIAEKSANTILRSLITLEDQGGNDFFFEPSLDLNDFIRVDENGKGIINILDAQKLSLSPEIYSTFLLWMLSELFENLPEVGDMDKPKFVFFFDEAHLLFDDMSAEFGKKIEQIVRLIRSKGVGLYFISQSPADIPDDILAQLGNRVQHALHAYTPKDQKAVKVAAETFRPNPDFNTSDVISELGIGEALVSVLDEKGVPGIVQKVDIVPPQSYIGAIDDSMRTELINLSELKSKYWEPVDPESAYELLLNKIEEDSNLESEVVPETKEAIEEAIEQNHEAPVEQSTQAEESAPEQPAFGLGDILGTVLGGGQQTTGKRAKKSETQKMAERAASQAANTVAREVTKGIMRGIFGQMK encoded by the coding sequence ATGTATGCAGAAGATAAAATATTGATTGGCTGTAATGAGAATGAAAAAGTGTTTTTGTTACCTAAACTGGCTAACAGACACGGACTAATAGCAGGAGCAACCGGAACAGGTAAAACAATTACTTTAAAGACTCTTGCAGAATCATTTTCAGACATGGGAGTTCCTGTATTTTTAGCAGATATGAAAGGAGATATTTCAGGTCTTGCCAAAATCGGTTCTGAAACTGAAAAAATCAAGACAAATGTTGAAAATTATGGGCTTGCAGATATGGGATTTAAATATCAGGCATATCCTGTTGAATTCTGGGATTTGTTTGGCGAAAAAGGCCTTCCTGTACGTGTAACATTATCTGAAATGGGACCTACACTTCTTTCCAAAATCTTAAACTTATCTGAAGCACAATCAGGTGTTTTAAATATTGTATTTAAGGTTGCTGATAATAATTCATTACCTATAATCGATTTAAAAGATTTAAAAGCAATGATTAATCATGTTGTTGAAAATAAAGCGCAGTATGAAAGCGAATATGGTGCAATAGCTGAAAAATCAGCAAATACAATTCTGAGAAGCTTAATCACTCTCGAAGACCAGGGCGGAAATGACTTCTTTTTTGAACCTTCACTTGACTTGAATGATTTTATCAGGGTGGATGAAAACGGAAAAGGTATCATTAACATACTGGATGCTCAAAAACTCTCACTTTCTCCTGAAATATACTCAACATTTCTTTTATGGATGCTTTCCGAACTCTTTGAGAATTTACCTGAAGTAGGAGATATGGACAAACCTAAATTTGTATTCTTCTTTGATGAGGCACATCTTTTGTTTGATGACATGTCTGCCGAATTCGGTAAAAAAATAGAGCAGATTGTAAGGCTAATCAGATCAAAAGGTGTGGGATTGTACTTTATTTCACAGTCTCCTGCAGATATTCCTGATGATATCTTGGCACAATTGGGTAACAGAGTCCAGCATGCCCTTCATGCATACACTCCAAAAGACCAGAAAGCTGTAAAGGTAGCTGCTGAAACATTCAGACCAAATCCTGACTTTAATACTTCTGATGTAATATCTGAACTTGGAATAGGGGAAGCACTGGTATCTGTACTTGATGAGAAGGGTGTTCCTGGAATTGTTCAAAAAGTCGACATTGTACCTCCTCAAAGTTATATTGGAGCCATTGATGATTCAATGAGAACTGAGTTAATTAATCTCTCTGAACTTAAATCCAAGTACTGGGAACCGGTTGACCCTGAGTCTGCATATGAACTGTTGTTGAATAAAATTGAAGAGGATTCCAATCTTGAAAGCGAAGTGGTGCCTGAAACCAAGGAAGCTATTGAAGAAGCAATAGAACAAAATCATGAAGCACCTGTTGAACAATCTACTCAAGCTGAAGAATCTGCTCCTGAACAGCCTGCATTCGGTTTAGGCGACATTTTGGGAACTGTATTAGGAGGGGGTCAACAGACCACAGGAAAAAGAGCTAAAAAATCTGAAACCCAAAAAATGGCTGAAAGAGCAGCCTCACAGGCAGCAAATACTGTTGCACGTGAAGTTACAAAAGGAATCATGAGAGGAATCTTCGGACAAATGAAATAG